One window from the genome of Paraclostridium sordellii encodes:
- a CDS encoding 5S rRNA E-loop-binding protein: METINVQKRDLNLKAKKMRRLGLVPGSVFGKSLPESISIQMEEAVARRLIRLNHEGSKLMMNIDGQTIPVQIKEKSLNTVGNEILDISFQALTADEKVNSVIHIITTGDEKIEGVLEKMQLEIPYTSLPEDMIDTITIDVDGMKAGTVLTVGEIPELNSDKIELQIDPDSIVLRVSEKRNYEPVTVEE; encoded by the coding sequence ATGGAAACTATTAATGTTCAAAAACGTGATCTTAATCTAAAGGCAAAAAAAATGAGACGACTCGGATTGGTTCCTGGAAGTGTGTTTGGTAAATCCTTGCCAGAATCAATATCTATTCAAATGGAAGAAGCTGTTGCACGCAGATTGATTCGACTTAATCATGAAGGTAGTAAACTTATGATGAATATCGATGGGCAAACGATACCGGTGCAAATCAAGGAAAAATCTTTAAATACAGTTGGCAATGAAATTTTAGACATCAGTTTTCAAGCGTTAACTGCAGACGAAAAAGTAAACAGTGTAATTCACATTATTACTACAGGTGATGAGAAAATCGAAGGAGTACTTGAGAAAATGCAGCTTGAAATTCCATATACTTCTTTACCTGAAGATATGATTGATACGATAACTATTGACGTTGATGGAATGAAGGCAGGTACTGTTTTAACTGTTGGAGAAATTCCTGAACTAAATAGTGATAAAATTGAATTACAGATTGATCCAGACAGCATCGTATTGCGTGTAAGTGAAAAAAGGAATTATGAACCAGTAACTGTTGAAGAGTAA
- a CDS encoding CarD family transcriptional regulator encodes MFNVDDYIMYGMTGVCKVVDITNEKFINGEKRKYYVLNPIYNNDTTIKVPLDNDKIPMRKVISKGDMTSLINDIPNMEILWIDDEKKRMAQFETMLKSGQCEELIKLIRNIKFSKKYAGANGKKLYKSDKDIMKEAKRLLTEEVAIILNIYPNEANSYILSQIH; translated from the coding sequence ATGTTTAATGTTGACGATTATATAATGTATGGGATGACAGGAGTATGCAAAGTTGTAGATATAACTAACGAGAAATTTATAAATGGTGAAAAAAGAAAATATTATGTATTAAATCCTATTTATAATAATGATACAACAATAAAAGTTCCTTTAGACAATGACAAAATTCCAATGAGAAAGGTAATTTCTAAAGGTGATATGACTTCATTAATAAATGATATACCAAATATGGAAATATTATGGATAGATGATGAAAAAAAGAGAATGGCTCAATTTGAAACAATGCTTAAAAGTGGTCAATGTGAGGAATTAATTAAATTAATAAGAAATATAAAATTTAGTAAAAAATACGCAGGGGCTAATGGTAAAAAATTATATAAATCAGACAAGGATATTATGAAAGAGGCAAAAAGATTATTAACAGAAGAGGTTGCAATTATTTTAAATATTTATCCTAACGAAGCGAATTCATATATATTAAGTCAAATACATTAA
- a CDS encoding MerR family transcriptional regulator — MKGKGIYTTGEIAKMAGVTIRTIRYYDNKGILSPSYHNSCGHRLYTESDFIKLKRILTLKYLGLSLEEVKNTECQGFEKGDMINSLRLQKNIMKNKINYMKTVLHAIESAEKSIEDEQNIDWNKTTDIIKILEDEKELLQQYIDSSNLDASVKLQDRFSSNRHGWYKWTFNNIKLDKKYKVLEIGCGNGALWSKNIDLLDKDISITLTDVCEDMINNAKKSLSNYSYIFDFEIVDPSNIPFGNESFDLVIANHMLFYMEDLDKVLKEIKRVLKVGGYFYSSTIDSEHMKELESLLKGFNSNIKISEEKISSKFGLENGEEILSKHFNQIKKYLYEDKLVINDTKGILEYIYSIPGNIIELIDTKKKDFEKYIDLSINKQGNIYITNNQVLFESIKL, encoded by the coding sequence ATGAAAGGGAAAGGGATATATACTACAGGAGAGATTGCCAAGATGGCTGGTGTAACCATTAGAACTATAAGATACTATGATAATAAAGGGATACTAAGTCCATCATATCATAATAGCTGTGGACACAGGCTATATACAGAATCAGATTTTATAAAACTTAAGAGAATTTTAACTTTAAAATACCTAGGATTATCCTTAGAAGAAGTTAAAAATACTGAATGTCAAGGTTTTGAAAAGGGAGATATGATAAATTCTTTGAGACTACAAAAAAATATAATGAAAAATAAAATAAATTATATGAAGACAGTCTTACATGCCATAGAATCAGCAGAAAAGAGTATAGAAGATGAACAAAATATAGATTGGAATAAAACAACAGATATAATAAAAATCCTAGAAGACGAAAAGGAATTATTGCAACAATATATAGACTCATCAAACTTAGATGCTAGTGTAAAGTTACAAGATAGATTTAGTTCTAATAGACATGGTTGGTATAAGTGGACTTTCAATAATATAAAACTAGATAAAAAGTATAAAGTTTTAGAAATTGGATGTGGAAATGGTGCCTTATGGTCTAAGAATATAGATTTATTAGATAAAGATATAAGTATAACTTTAACTGATGTATGTGAAGACATGATAAATAATGCAAAGAAAAGTCTAAGTAATTATTCATATATATTTGATTTTGAAATTGTTGATCCAAGTAATATTCCTTTTGGAAATGAAAGCTTTGATTTAGTTATAGCTAATCATATGCTATTTTATATGGAAGATTTAGATAAAGTTTTAAAAGAAATAAAGAGAGTATTAAAAGTAGGGGGATATTTCTATAGCTCAACAATTGATAGTGAGCATATGAAAGAATTAGAAAGTTTACTAAAAGGATTTAATAGTAATATAAAAATCTCAGAAGAAAAGATTTCTAGTAAGTTTGGACTAGAAAATGGAGAAGAGATATTAAGTAAACATTTTAATCAAATTAAAAAGTATTTATATGAAGATAAGTTAGTAATAAATGATACTAAAGGTATATTAGAATATATATATTCTATTCCTGGTAATATCATAGAATTAATAGATACCAAGAAAAAAGATTTTGAAAAGTACATAGATTTAAGTATTAATAAACAGGGCAACATTTATATCACTAATAATCAAGTACTATTTGAAAGTATTAAACTTTAA
- the arcA gene encoding arginine deiminase yields the protein MGISVTSEIKPLKKVLLHRPGKELENLTPEYLEGLLFDDIPFLEVAQQEHDSFAEVLRQNGVEVVYLHELAAEVMEDELVKEQFINQFIEEANIKSSEMEKAVYAYLKGFKSNEELIRNTMAGINKNELPVISKKSLADLAEDDYPFITDPMPNLYFTRDPFASIGSGVSLNKMYSVTRNRETIYADYIFKYHKDFKNQVERFYDRDFKYHIEGGDILNLNEKTLAIGISQRTQADAIEHISKQILFNSKNEDIETILAFNIPNNRAMMHLDTVFTQIDVDKFTIHPGIQGMLQVFEITKGDTEGELNILEVNDKLENILAKHLGVEKVTLIQCGGGDKVIADREQWNDGSNTLCIKPGEVIVYSRNYITNRLLEQNGIKIHVIPSSELSRGRGGPRCMSMPLIREA from the coding sequence ATGGGAATAAGCGTAACCAGTGAAATTAAACCGCTAAAAAAAGTTTTACTTCACAGACCAGGTAAAGAACTAGAAAATTTAACACCTGAATATCTTGAAGGATTATTATTTGATGATATTCCATTCTTAGAAGTCGCACAACAAGAGCATGATTCTTTTGCTGAAGTTTTAAGACAAAATGGAGTAGAAGTTGTTTATTTACATGAATTAGCAGCAGAAGTTATGGAAGATGAATTAGTAAAAGAGCAGTTTATAAATCAATTTATAGAAGAAGCTAATATAAAAAGTTCAGAAATGGAAAAGGCTGTTTATGCATACTTAAAAGGATTTAAATCTAATGAAGAATTAATAAGAAATACTATGGCTGGTATAAATAAAAATGAATTACCAGTAATAAGTAAAAAAAGTTTAGCAGATTTAGCAGAAGATGATTATCCATTTATTACTGACCCAATGCCAAATTTATATTTTACAAGGGATCCATTTGCTAGCATAGGAAGTGGTGTAAGTTTAAATAAAATGTACTCTGTAACAAGAAACAGAGAAACTATATATGCAGATTATATATTTAAGTATCATAAAGATTTTAAAAATCAAGTAGAAAGATTTTATGATAGAGACTTTAAATATCATATAGAAGGTGGAGATATATTAAACTTAAATGAGAAAACTTTAGCAATAGGTATATCTCAAAGAACTCAAGCTGATGCAATAGAGCATATATCTAAACAAATATTATTTAATAGTAAAAATGAGGATATAGAAACTATATTAGCATTTAACATACCAAATAATAGAGCAATGATGCACCTAGATACAGTATTTACTCAAATAGATGTAGATAAGTTCACTATACATCCAGGAATACAAGGTATGTTACAAGTATTTGAAATAACTAAGGGTGATACTGAAGGTGAATTAAACATACTAGAAGTTAATGATAAATTAGAGAATATATTAGCTAAGCACCTTGGAGTAGAAAAAGTTACTTTAATACAATGTGGTGGTGGTGATAAAGTCATTGCTGATAGAGAACAGTGGAATGATGGTTCAAATACATTATGTATAAAACCTGGTGAAGTAATTGTTTATTCAAGAAACTATATAACTAATAGATTACTAGAGCAAAACGGTATAAAAATACATGTAATACCATCAAGTGAGTTATCAAGAGGACGTGGTGGTCCAAGATGTATGTCTATGCCTTTAATCAGAGAAGCATAA
- the argF gene encoding ornithine carbamoyltransferase, producing MGVNLRGRSFLKLLDFTSAEIRYLLDLSKDYKNLKRAGVVHKKLEGKNIAILFEKDSTRTRCAFEVGAMDLGMGVTYLGPTGSQMGKKESIADTARVLGRMYDGIEYRGFSQNIVEELSAYAGVPVWNGLTDEFHPTQMLADLLTIEEKLGRLKGVNFVYMGDARNNMCNSLMVACAKMGLNFTACAPKELFPAPELVAQCEAIAKENNCTITLTEDVIKGTKNADVIYTDVWVSMGEPDEVWEARIKQLKPYQVNKAVMDNAHPEAIFMHCLPSFHDLKTKIGAEMGEKFGITEMEVTDEVFESKHSVVFDEAENRMHTIKAVMAATIGQ from the coding sequence ATGGGAGTTAATTTAAGAGGTCGTTCATTTTTAAAATTATTAGATTTTACAAGTGCAGAAATAAGATATTTATTAGATTTATCTAAGGACTATAAAAATTTAAAAAGAGCTGGTGTAGTGCATAAAAAATTAGAAGGAAAAAATATTGCAATATTATTTGAAAAAGACTCAACAAGAACTAGATGTGCATTTGAAGTAGGAGCTATGGATTTAGGTATGGGAGTTACGTATTTAGGACCTACAGGGTCTCAAATGGGTAAAAAAGAATCTATAGCAGATACAGCTAGAGTATTAGGTAGAATGTATGATGGTATAGAGTATAGAGGATTTTCTCAAAATATAGTTGAGGAATTATCAGCTTATGCAGGTGTTCCAGTATGGAATGGTTTAACTGATGAATTTCATCCAACTCAAATGTTAGCAGACTTATTAACTATAGAGGAAAAGTTAGGAAGATTAAAAGGCGTAAACTTTGTTTACATGGGAGATGCTAGAAACAATATGTGCAACTCTTTAATGGTTGCTTGTGCTAAGATGGGATTAAATTTTACAGCATGTGCTCCAAAAGAGTTATTTCCAGCTCCAGAATTAGTTGCACAATGTGAAGCTATAGCTAAAGAAAATAATTGTACAATAACATTAACTGAAGATGTTATAAAAGGTACTAAGAATGCTGATGTTATATATACTGATGTCTGGGTATCTATGGGAGAACCAGATGAAGTTTGGGAAGCTAGAATAAAACAATTAAAGCCATATCAAGTAAATAAAGCTGTTATGGATAATGCTCATCCAGAAGCTATATTTATGCATTGTTTACCATCATTCCATGACTTAAAAACTAAAATAGGTGCTGAAATGGGAGAAAAATTTGGTATAACTGAAATGGAAGTTACTGATGAAGTATTTGAATCTAAGCATTCTGTTGTTTTCGATGAAGCTGAAAATAGAATGCATACTATAAAGGCTGTAATGGCTGCTACTATAGGACAATAA
- the arcC gene encoding carbamate kinase — MKRLVIALGGNALGSNPEEQLELVKQTAKTIVDLSEEGYNVIVGHGNGPQVGMINLAMDFASSNGANTPSMPFAECGSMSQGYIGYHLQQSIKNELESRKLNKNVSTIVTQVVVDENDEAFKKLTKPVGMFYTKEEAEKISSEKGFTFVEDAGRGYRRVVASPQPQRIVELETVKQLVDNGTIVITVGGGGIPVIEKEDGSLHGVAAVIDKDKSSAKLAKDLDAKMLVILTTVDRVCINFNKPNQEELASINLEQATQYISQGHFAKGSMLPKVEACIDFVESTNNGKALITSLEKAKAALHGETGTIIYKEKNICNS; from the coding sequence ATGAAAAGATTAGTTATAGCACTAGGTGGAAATGCTTTAGGAAGTAACCCAGAAGAACAGTTAGAGTTAGTTAAACAAACAGCAAAAACTATAGTAGACCTTTCTGAAGAAGGATACAATGTAATAGTTGGTCATGGTAATGGTCCACAAGTTGGAATGATAAATTTAGCTATGGATTTTGCTTCTAGTAATGGAGCAAATACTCCAAGTATGCCATTTGCAGAATGTGGATCAATGAGTCAAGGATATATAGGGTATCATTTACAACAATCTATAAAGAATGAATTAGAGTCGAGAAAACTAAATAAAAATGTATCAACTATAGTTACTCAAGTTGTAGTTGATGAAAATGATGAAGCTTTTAAAAAACTAACTAAACCAGTAGGTATGTTTTACACAAAAGAAGAAGCTGAAAAAATATCATCTGAAAAAGGATTTACCTTTGTAGAAGATGCAGGAAGAGGATATAGAAGAGTTGTTGCGTCTCCTCAACCACAAAGAATAGTTGAATTGGAAACAGTTAAACAATTAGTTGATAATGGAACTATAGTAATAACTGTTGGTGGTGGTGGAATACCAGTAATAGAAAAAGAAGATGGATCATTGCATGGCGTAGCGGCTGTTATAGATAAAGATAAATCAAGTGCTAAATTAGCAAAAGACCTTGATGCTAAAATGCTAGTTATACTAACTACAGTTGATAGAGTTTGTATAAATTTTAATAAGCCAAATCAAGAAGAATTAGCTTCTATAAACTTAGAACAAGCAACTCAATACATATCTCAAGGACATTTCGCTAAAGGATCTATGTTACCTAAAGTAGAAGCATGTATAGATTTTGTAGAGTCTACTAATAATGGTAAGGCTTTAATAACTTCTTTAGAAAAAGCTAAGGCAGCATTACACGGAGAAACTGGAACGATAATATATAAAGAAAAAAATATATGTAATTCATAG
- a CDS encoding YfcC family protein, translating to MLKALKSHDRKATKKKKFKFPSAYTVLLTIMIVIALVTQVVPGVKKAQLADIVMAPVTGMVGVKDNALDQAISTSMSEGGIDAALKTINNEDTPYVSVWNDGTLKGAIDVALFVLIIGGFLGVITKTGALDAGVGALVKKLKGKELMLIPVLMLIFSLGGTSYGMAEESLAFYALITATMMAAGFDSLVGASTLLLGCGVGVLGSTVNPFAIGAAISAAGASGVQINQGTTIILGVALWIVPLIISILYVMNYAKKVYNDKGKSILSKNELDANKEVFENNSEEILGLSGKQKIALGLFAFSFVVMIISVIPWSDFGVIIFDNTAWFNGSALGTWWFPELTVWFFIMAVVIGVVCRMPEEDIVKSFISGCEDMVGVALVVGISRGISFMMANSGLDLFILDKASGILSGVSGMLFANMAYLIYIALSFLIPSTSGLASVSIPIFAPLAQRLNIAPEIVVSAFSAGSGIVNLITPTSGVVMGGLAIAKIEYSTWIKFVTKLLVLIFISTVVILAIGSMILGL from the coding sequence ATGTTAAAAGCTTTAAAATCACATGATAGAAAAGCTACTAAAAAGAAAAAATTTAAATTTCCATCTGCCTACACAGTTTTATTAACTATAATGATAGTTATAGCATTAGTAACTCAAGTTGTACCAGGGGTTAAAAAAGCTCAATTAGCAGATATAGTTATGGCACCAGTAACAGGTATGGTAGGGGTAAAAGATAATGCTTTAGATCAAGCTATAAGTACATCTATGAGTGAAGGTGGGATAGATGCTGCTCTTAAAACAATAAATAATGAAGATACACCATATGTAAGTGTATGGAATGATGGTACTCTTAAAGGTGCAATAGATGTTGCATTATTTGTACTTATAATAGGAGGATTTTTAGGAGTTATAACAAAAACAGGAGCATTAGATGCTGGAGTTGGAGCTTTAGTTAAAAAGCTTAAAGGTAAAGAATTAATGTTAATACCTGTGTTAATGTTAATATTTTCATTGGGTGGAACATCTTATGGTATGGCTGAAGAGTCTTTAGCATTTTACGCATTAATAACTGCAACAATGATGGCAGCGGGATTTGATTCATTAGTAGGAGCATCAACACTATTACTTGGTTGTGGTGTAGGTGTTTTAGGCTCAACTGTAAATCCATTTGCAATAGGAGCTGCAATATCAGCAGCAGGAGCATCAGGGGTACAAATAAATCAAGGAACAACTATAATTTTAGGTGTTGCATTATGGATAGTACCTTTAATAATATCTATATTATATGTAATGAACTATGCTAAAAAAGTTTATAATGATAAAGGTAAATCAATATTATCTAAGAATGAATTAGATGCAAATAAGGAAGTATTTGAGAATAATTCAGAAGAAATATTAGGATTAAGTGGAAAACAAAAAATAGCATTAGGCTTATTTGCTTTTTCATTTGTAGTTATGATTATAAGCGTTATACCTTGGAGTGATTTTGGAGTAATCATATTTGATAATACAGCATGGTTTAATGGATCTGCTTTAGGAACTTGGTGGTTCCCAGAATTAACAGTTTGGTTCTTCATAATGGCTGTTGTTATTGGAGTAGTATGCAGAATGCCAGAGGAAGACATAGTTAAATCATTTATATCTGGATGTGAAGATATGGTTGGAGTTGCTTTAGTTGTAGGCATATCAAGAGGTATATCATTTATGATGGCAAATTCAGGTTTAGATTTATTTATACTTGATAAAGCATCAGGAATACTAAGTGGAGTATCTGGGATGTTATTTGCTAACATGGCATATTTAATATATATAGCATTATCATTTTTAATACCATCAACTTCAGGATTAGCTTCAGTTTCTATACCGATATTTGCACCATTAGCACAAAGGTTAAATATAGCACCAGAAATAGTAGTTTCAGCATTTTCTGCAGGAAGTGGTATAGTAAACTTAATAACTCCCACATCAGGAGTTGTTATGGGAGGTTTAGCAATAGCTAAAATAGAATATTCAACATGGATTAAGTTTGTAACGAAATTACTAGTTTTAATATTTATATCAACAGTAGTAATTCTAGCTATAGGCTCTATGATATTAGGACTATAA
- a CDS encoding peptide chain release factor 3, whose product MTEQNLSLIDEVKRRRTFAIISHPDAGKTTLTEKFLLYGGAIREAGSVKSRRSQKHAVSDWMEIEKQRGISVASSVLQFEYNNFCINILDTPGHQDFSEDTYRTLMAADSAVMVIDSAKGVEDQTKKLFQVCKMRGIPIFTFINKMDRQGKDPFELLEDIENVLGIRSCPVNWPIGSGKDFKGVFNRHKNQIEVFDDGNHGQDIATSITGEVSDEKFNTLLGNDLHEKLLEDIELLDIAGDNFDLDGILKGELTPVFFGSALTNFGVEPFLESFLEITSPPSPRSSNLGDIDPNSNNFSGFIFKIQANMDKNHRDRIAFLRICSGKFEKGMTVTHVQRGKKIKLSQPQQFVAQDRVMIDSAYPGDIIGIHDPGIFNIGDTLSEKQSNLQYTNIPQFAPEHFMRVSTKNALKRKQFVKGLTQLAEEGAIQVYRQPNGGMEELIIGVVGVLQFEVLEYRLKQEYNVEILMNPLSYRYVRWIENDLSKFGKLSMTMDTLLVEDKNRNPVLLLENEWTIRHLLERNEGLLLRETSL is encoded by the coding sequence ATGACAGAACAAAATTTAAGCTTGATTGATGAGGTTAAAAGAAGAAGAACCTTTGCAATCATCTCCCATCCCGATGCAGGAAAAACTACATTAACTGAAAAGTTTCTACTATATGGTGGTGCCATTCGTGAAGCAGGTTCAGTTAAATCAAGAAGATCTCAAAAACATGCAGTATCTGACTGGATGGAAATTGAAAAGCAAAGAGGTATATCTGTTGCTTCAAGTGTTCTTCAATTTGAGTATAACAACTTTTGTATAAATATTCTTGATACTCCAGGGCATCAAGATTTCAGTGAAGACACTTATAGAACTCTTATGGCAGCAGACAGTGCAGTAATGGTTATTGACTCTGCTAAAGGTGTTGAGGATCAAACTAAGAAGTTATTCCAAGTTTGTAAAATGAGAGGAATTCCAATTTTCACTTTTATCAATAAAATGGACCGTCAAGGAAAGGATCCTTTTGAACTACTTGAAGATATTGAAAATGTTCTAGGAATTCGCTCTTGTCCAGTAAACTGGCCAATTGGTTCTGGTAAAGATTTTAAAGGTGTGTTTAACCGTCATAAAAATCAAATTGAAGTATTTGATGATGGTAACCATGGACAAGATATTGCTACATCTATAACTGGAGAGGTATCTGATGAAAAATTCAATACTTTATTAGGTAATGATCTTCATGAAAAACTACTAGAAGATATTGAACTTTTAGATATTGCTGGAGATAATTTTGATTTAGATGGAATATTAAAGGGTGAATTAACACCTGTATTCTTTGGAAGTGCTCTTACTAACTTTGGTGTAGAACCATTTTTAGAATCATTCCTAGAAATAACATCACCACCAAGTCCTCGTAGCAGTAATTTAGGCGATATTGATCCTAACTCTAATAACTTCTCAGGATTTATATTTAAAATTCAAGCTAATATGGATAAAAATCATAGAGATAGAATTGCATTCCTTAGAATTTGCTCTGGTAAATTTGAAAAAGGTATGACAGTAACTCATGTACAAAGAGGTAAAAAGATTAAGCTTTCACAACCTCAACAGTTTGTGGCACAAGACCGTGTTATGATAGATTCAGCTTATCCAGGGGACATTATAGGTATACATGACCCAGGAATATTTAATATTGGTGATACATTAAGTGAAAAACAATCAAATTTACAATACACTAATATACCACAATTTGCTCCTGAACACTTTATGAGAGTATCTACAAAGAATGCCCTTAAAAGAAAACAATTCGTAAAGGGTCTTACTCAATTAGCAGAAGAAGGTGCTATTCAGGTTTATAGACAACCTAATGGTGGTATGGAAGAACTTATTATAGGTGTTGTTGGAGTTCTTCAGTTTGAAGTTTTAGAGTATCGTCTAAAGCAAGAATATAATGTTGAGATACTAATGAACCCACTATCTTATCGTTATGTACGTTGGATTGAAAATGACCTTTCTAAATTTGGTAAGCTTTCGATGACAATGGATACATTACTAGTTGAAGATAAAAATAGAAATCCAGTATTATTATTAGAAAATGAATGGACTATTAGACATCTACTTGAAAGAAATGAAGGTTTACTTTTAAGAGAAACTTCTTTATAA
- a CDS encoding DUF1848 domain-containing protein, with the protein MIVSVSRRTDIPAFYSDWFFNRIKEGFVYVVNPMNLKQVSKIELTPEKVDCFIFWTKDATPMLDRLDELKEFQYYFQYTITSYGKDVEKGILDKNKVIESFKKLSNKIGKERVILRYDPILLSEKYNIEYHCKAFDRLCSQLHGYTEKCVISFVDLYKKTERNTKELNLIPMNLDQIKKISKKLSLIANKYDLSIETCSEGYDLTEFGINKGKCIDDTLVSKIIGYEVNVKKDDTQRDVCGCVKSVDIGQYNTCIHHCLYCYANFNYSQVEDNYKLHNKNNPLLIGEVREDAKITVRDMKSIKGSKLGEKQISLFENI; encoded by the coding sequence ATGATAGTAAGTGTAAGTAGAAGAACAGATATACCCGCATTTTATAGTGATTGGTTTTTTAACCGAATTAAAGAAGGGTTTGTGTATGTCGTAAATCCGATGAATTTAAAGCAAGTGAGTAAAATAGAACTTACTCCAGAAAAAGTAGATTGTTTTATTTTTTGGACAAAAGATGCAACACCTATGTTAGATAGATTAGATGAACTTAAGGAATTTCAATATTACTTCCAATATACAATAACATCTTATGGAAAAGATGTAGAAAAAGGCATTTTAGATAAAAATAAAGTTATAGAATCATTTAAAAAATTATCTAATAAAATAGGCAAAGAAAGAGTAATATTGAGATATGATCCTATATTGTTAAGTGAAAAATACAATATTGAATATCATTGTAAAGCATTTGATAGATTATGTTCTCAGCTACACGGATATACGGAAAAATGTGTAATAAGTTTTGTAGATTTATATAAAAAGACAGAAAGAAATACAAAAGAATTAAATTTAATTCCTATGAATTTAGATCAAATAAAAAAAATTTCTAAAAAATTATCATTAATAGCTAATAAATACGATTTATCAATAGAAACTTGTTCAGAAGGATATGATTTAACTGAATTTGGAATTAATAAAGGTAAGTGTATAGACGATACTTTAGTATCCAAGATAATAGGATATGAAGTAAATGTAAAGAAAGATGATACACAAAGAGATGTGTGTGGATGCGTTAAGAGTGTAGATATAGGTCAATATAATACATGTATACATCACTGCTTATATTGTTATGCAAATTTCAATTATAGTCAAGTAGAAGATAATTACAAACTTCATAATAAAAATAATCCTTTATTAATAGGTGAAGTAAGAGAAGATGCTAAAATAACAGTAAGAGATATGAAGTCAATTAAAGGTAGTAAATTAGGGGAAAAGCAAATCAGTTTATTTGAAAATATATAA
- a CDS encoding beta/alpha barrel domain-containing protein — MDNIKMKYVPELTSNLRNNYVSIPSVISKASGIRIFGKRLKSFIFTTDVAIIKNTNADAVIAVYPFTPQPTITQAILSVSDIPVLCGVGGGLTHGTRSANIALHAEFQGAIGAILNSPAPDETIRYVKESIDIPVIVTIVSELTDIQSKIDAGADILNVSGGANTARIVRKIREKFPYLPIIATGGPTEETILETIEAGANGITYTPPTNAELFKHKMKEYREIEGKKHNNEL, encoded by the coding sequence ATGGACAATATAAAAATGAAATATGTTCCAGAATTAACATCAAACTTAAGAAATAATTATGTCTCAATTCCAAGTGTAATTTCTAAAGCATCAGGAATAAGAATTTTCGGGAAAAGACTTAAATCATTTATTTTTACAACTGATGTTGCCATAATAAAAAATACTAATGCTGATGCGGTAATAGCAGTATATCCTTTTACACCTCAGCCAACAATTACTCAAGCTATACTATCAGTTTCAGACATACCTGTCTTATGTGGGGTTGGTGGCGGATTAACTCATGGTACTAGATCTGCAAACATTGCATTACATGCTGAATTTCAAGGAGCAATAGGTGCAATCCTTAACTCACCAGCACCTGATGAAACTATTAGATATGTAAAAGAATCAATCGATATTCCTGTAATTGTAACTATAGTATCAGAGTTAACAGATATTCAAAGCAAGATAGATGCAGGAGCAGATATATTAAATGTAAGCGGAGGAGCTAATACAGCTAGGATTGTACGTAAAATTAGAGAAAAATTTCCATACCTACCAATTATAGCTACAGGAGGCCCAACGGAAGAAACAATTTTAGAAACCATTGAAGCTGGGGCAAATGGTATTACATATACACCACCAACAAATGCAGAATTGTTTAAACATAAAATGAAAGAATATAGAGAAATTGAAGGTAAAAAACATAATAATGAATTGTAG